ACTGGTGCGGGGCGCGCGGACTAGCCGCGGTTGCCGCCCTTCTTCTTTTTGCCCTTCTTGGGGTTATTGGGCTTGACGCCGGGCTTGGGTGCAGAGGCCCGCTTGGCGGCGCGTTCGGCCTCTTCTTCCTCTTCTTCCTCCCGGTCGATCTTGGCAAAGATGTGGCGCTGCTGGAAGAAGGTCCACACGTTGTTGGCCACCATGTAGAACAGCAGGCCGATGTGCCAGATGAAGCCGGTGAACAGGATGGTGCCGGGCATGACCCACATCATCATCTTGCTCATCATCTGCATCTGCTGGGCGGCCATGTCGGAGCTGGGCGCCTGCGTCTTGCCGGAGGCGCGGCGGGCCTCCTGGCGTTCGACGGACAGCCGGGCGTTCATGTGCGTGGCCACCACGATGATGAGGATCAGCGGCGCGGCCACGGCGATGATGCGACCGCGGGTCAGCGCATCAGAGTCCGGGAAGGCCGCGTACATTTCCTTGTCCATGGAGATGTAGGCGGACAGCGGAACTCCGAAGAGCTTGGCACCCAGGAAGGACTGCACCTCGTCGACGCCGAAGATGTAGTTGGACAGGTGGGCGTTTTCTTCCGGGGTCAGTCCCAGGCCGCCGGCGCTGGTGCCGGTGCGGTTGAAGGAGCGCAGCACGTGGAACAGGCCGATGAACACGGGCATCTGGGCCAGCACGGGCAGGCAGCCGGCGACGGGGTTGACGCCCATCTCTTTTTGCAGCTTGCGCGTTTCTTCCATCATCTTTTGCTGGT
Above is a genomic segment from Corynebacterium uberis containing:
- the yidC gene encoding membrane protein insertase YidC, producing the protein MLNFIYWPISAVLWFWHKIFALPFGGDSAISWILAIMFLTFTLRMLLYKPMVNQIRSSVKMQKFQPQMQAIREKYKNDQQKMMEETRKLQKEMGVNPVAGCLPVLAQMPVFIGLFHVLRSFNRTGTSAGGLGLTPEENAHLSNYIFGVDEVQSFLGAKLFGVPLSAYISMDKEMYAAFPDSDALTRGRIIAVAAPLILIIVVATHMNARLSVERQEARRASGKTQAPSSDMAAQQMQMMSKMMMWVMPGTILFTGFIWHIGLLFYMVANNVWTFFQQRHIFAKIDREEEEEEEAERAAKRASAPKPGVKPNNPKKGKKKKGGNRG